CAGGGGACCCTGGAAGTCGTCCGGCTGGCGCGGTTCGATGCGGCTTTCACGTTCATCTACTCCCCGAGGGAAGGCACCAAGGCTGCCACCATGCCGGATCAGGTTCCCCACGATGTCAAGCACGAACGGATCTATCGCCTCATCGAGCTGGTCAACGAGACGGCACGGGAAGTCAACGAGAGGTTGCGAGGGGCCGTTGTGGAGGTCATGGTGGAAGGGCCCTCCGATCGCGACCCATCTGTGCTGGCTGGGCGAACCAGGACGAACAAGATGGTGCACTGGAAACCGCCGCATCCCGTGTCGCCAGGGGACCTAGTTCTGGTCAGGATAGACGAGCCTCATACCTGGACTCTTCACGGGACCCAGGTGGGGGAGGGAGATACCTCTTGGAGGAGCAAGCCGTGAGATCCGCGGTCAAGTCAACGCCCATGATCGAGCAATACCGGGAACTGAAAGCCAAGCATCCCCAGTCCATTCTCATGTTCAGACTCGGGGATTTCTACGAGATGTTCTGCGAGGACGCGGTCATAGGAAGCCGCGAGCTCGGGATCGTGCTGACGTCGCGGGAAGTCGGCCCCGGGAACCGGATGCCCATGTGTGGGGTGCCACACCATGCAGTAGACTCCTACGTGGCAACTCTGGTTGCGAACGGTCACACCGTGGCCATCGCGGACCAAGTGGAGGACCCCAAGAAAGCCCGGGGACTGGTCCGGAGAGAAGTAATACGGATCGTCACCCCGGGAACCATGACGGACCGGATCGAGCCCAAGGAGAGCAACTTCCTCGTGGCGGTTGTCGCTTATGGCTCGAGGGTGGGCCTTGCAGTGTGCGACGGCTCCACCGGCGAACTCGCGGCGACAGAGGCGGCGGGGCCGGACGCCCTCCAACTCATCTCGGACGAGGTATCCAGGATCTCGCCAAGCGAGTGCATCTACCCTGATAACCGCGGGGATGGCAGCGTACAGGGGTGCCCAATTTTCGGCACATTCTCCGCTTTCGCCAGGCCTGCCCGGGAGTTCGATAGGGTGAGGGCAGAGCGGCTTCTCTGTGAGCAGTTCGGTGTGGCGTCCCTTGAGGGCTACGGCGCCGACGGCATGGAAATGGCGGTGGGGGCCGCAGGTGCCCTCGTAAGCTATCTCAGGGAGACTCAAATGACCTCCGTGCCCCACATAACTGGGATACGCATCTACCGGCTCGGGGATTTCATGCACATCGACGCAGCCACCCGGCGGAATCTTGAGGTTTTCCAGCCGAAGACAGGCCTCGTCTCCGTCCTGGACTCGACGCTCACTGCAATGGGCGGGCGGCTCATGCGGGCCTGGTTCGAGCGCCCCTCCATATCTGTTGAGGAGATTCAGGCGAGGCTCGACGCTGTGGCGGAGTTCGCCTCCAACACCTTCCTGAGAGCCGACGTCAGACGGGCACTGGGAGGAGTATGCGACCTGGAGCGGGTGTCAGGCAGGATCGGGTACAGAACAGCAGGTCCCAGAGATCTCCTCGCCCTCGCTGCATCCCTCGAGGCCGTTACCGCCCTCGGGAACATGCTCGAGGGTGTGCAGTCGGCTAGGCTCGCAGCTGTCCGCGGTGAGCTGGACTGTGTGCCCGAGGCCTGCGAGTTGGTGCGGGCCGCGATATCTCCTGACGCTCCGGCCTCGGTGTCCGATGGAGGAATCATCCGGGCTGGGTTCGACTCAGAGATTGATTCTCTGCGGGAGTCCGCTGCGTTGGGGAAGGAGTGGATTCTCAGGCTGGAGGCGGGGGAGCGGGAGCGCACCGGGATCAAGTCGCTCAAAGTAGGGTTCAACCAGGTCTTCGGTTACTATGTGGAGGTAACCCGAGCCAACGTTCACTTGGTACCTGAGGACTACGTGCGCAAGCAGACGCTCGCGAACGCAGAGAGGTACATCACCCCTGAGCTCAAGGAGCTGGAATCCAGGATTCTCGGCGCGGAGGAGAGGCTCGAGAGCCTCGAGGTGGAAGTGTACAACCGTGTCAGGGAACAGATAGCATCGTACCTCCCGCGGGTGCTCAGGACTGCGCGGGCTGTGGCGCAGATAGACGTGTTGGCGTCGTTCGCCGAGGTTGCCCAGGCCAATGGGTACGTCAGACCTGTTGTGGACTCAGGGCCCGCCATCGTCGCACGGGAGGCTAGGCACCCGGTGCTCGAGCAAGTGCTCGGCCCGTCAAGGTACGTCCCCAATGACATCGAGATCTCCCGGGAAGACGGAAGAGTCCTCATAATCACCGGCCCGAATATGGCGGGGAAGTCCACAGTCCTCGCTACACTGGGTCTGATCACTCTGATGGCCCAGGCTGGGTCGTTTGTGCCTGCGCGAGAAGCGACCGTGGGCATTGCGGACCGTATTTACTACAGGACCGGGTCCTATGACGACATAAGTGCCGGGAAGAGCAGTTTCATGGTTGAGCTTCTGGAGGTAGCGAGGATTCTGAATACCGCCTCGGAGCGGAGCCTTGTCCTTGTGGACGAACTGGGCCGGGGCACCAGCACATACGACGGGATGGCCTTGGCATGGGCGGTGGCGGAATGGCTCCACGACTCGATAGGGTGCAGGACTCTGTTTACGACCCACTACCACGAACTCGCAGCCCTCGAAGAGAGGCTTCCCTATGCCAGGAACTATCACGTCGGTGCGGTTGAGCGTGGGGGAGAACTGACTTTCCTCTACAGGCTCTGCCGGGGGAGCGTCGACCGGAGCTATGGCGTGAACGTGGCGCGAATGGCCGGGCTTCCAAGAGAGGTGGTGAGGCGGGCCCAGCAGATACTCAGGGACCTCGAAAGAGCCCAGCCTCAGGGTGGACACCAGATGACTCTGTTCGGGTGGACATCCGAAGAACCCGTTCCCACCCATCCCGAGGTTGCAGCAACCCAGGCTCCTTCGAGCAAGGAACCGGCCTCCGGCGAGGCAGGGCCTAGCGGGGTGTGGGGCGAGAGGATCGCTGAGAGACTCATGGGGATCGACCCTGATGAACTGACGCCGAGGGAGGCCCTGGCCCTCGTGTACGAGCTTCGGGCACTCGCGCACCAGGTGGAGTGATCGCTATGCGCATTGTGAGGCTGCCAGAGGATGTGGCGAACAGGATTGCCGCAGGCGAAGTGGTGGAGCGGCCGGCGTCAGTTGTGAAGGAGCTGGTCGAGAACTCCATAGACGCCGGGGCGGCGACGATCCAGGTAGAGGTGGTCGGGGGCGGGCTCGAGCTGATCTCTGTCACAGATGACGGGTGCGGGATGGACTCTGAAGACGCCGTCCTCGCGTTCGAGCGCCATGCCACGAGCAAGATAGCAAAGGCCGAAGACCTTTTCTCCGTGGTCACGTTGGGGTTCCGCGGCGAGGCGCTGCCCAGCGTGGCGTCGGTTGCCCGAGTGCGCCTGGTCACCCGGACCGCTGATGCACGCGAAGGCACCGCCGTAACAATAGAAGGTGGCCGCGTTCTTGATGTCTTCCCCATAGGGGCTCCCGAGGGTAGCACAGTACAGGTTCGGGACCTCTTCTTCAACACCCCGGCGAGGCTCAAGTATCTCAAGTCCGTCGCAGCCGAGACCAGGCGAATAGTGGATATCGCAGGCAAGCTAGCCCTTGCCCATCCCGAGGTCTCGATGCATCTCACAATCGACGGCCGGACAGTCTTCTCAACCCCGAGTGGAGGCAGTCTCGGGGATGCTGCTGCCGCCGTTCTTGGATTGGATCTCGCCCGGCACATGCTGCCGGTCCAGGGCAGGTGGGAAGACATCACTGTAGGGGGTTTGGCGGCGCCTCCCAGGTTCGCCAGACGAACCCGGGACGTGCAGCATCTGATTGTGAACGGCCGCCCCGTGGTGTCCCGGACAGTCTGGTCCGCTCTAGACCGGGCCTACGGCCGCACAGTCCCTGAAGGCAAGCGGGCCCCGGCTGTTATTGTGGTTTCGGTTGACCCTGGTAAGGTGGACGTGAATGTCCACCCGGCCAAGAGCGAGGTGCGGTTCGCGTCAGAGGACTCGCTCTACCGGGCGGTGTTCGGGGCGGTGGCCGGTGCACTCCGGTCCCTGGACTCCACGGGCGGGCTGGAACCCCAGGTGCCTGCCGGCATAGGGAAGCTATCTGGAGGGAGCGCGGCGAAGCCGGTTGCCAGTACTGCTACACGCACCTATCAACGGGTGACAGAAGGCGAAGGGTTGTTCCGGGAGCGCGACGTTCCCGTTTCGGGGGGTTCCCAGGTTGCGCCGGTGACCCCATTGCCGGTTCCCAGAGTCATCGGCCAGCTTGATGCCACCTTTATACTCGCGGAATCGGAAGGCACTCTTTTCATAGTCGACCAACACGCGGCTCACGAGCGAGTGCTGGTGGATTCCTTCAGAGCGAGGGTCGCGAGGGGTCCGGTGGAGACTCAGTTGCTGATGGTGCCGGAGGTAATCGACCTGCCCGCCAGGGAGGTCGATGCGGTCACAAGGAACGCAGAGGTACTGCATGACCTCGGTCTAGAAGTGGAGCCGTTCGGTGGGAATTCTGTGCTCCTCCGGGGGATTCCATCCGGCGCGGGGGACGTGAGCCCTATCGATCTGTTGTGGGCCGCTATAGAAGGACTCATCTCCGCCCCGCCCGGTGCCAACACTCTGGACTTCGCTGACCATGTGGCGGTCTCATTGGCCTGCAAAGGTGCGGTCCGGGCCGGCGCACCTCTTACCCCTGACGCCATGGAAGGGCTTGTGACCCGCCTTTTTGCTTGTGCTGATCCTTACCGGTGCCCACACGGAAGGCCCACGGTGGTCGCCTTTTCGCCCGAGTCGATCAGGAGGAGCTTCGGCCGGAGATGAACGTGGTGGTTACTACTTCCATCCGGGCCGGGGCACACGCTGAGGAGCTGGCCAAGACGGTCGCAGCGAGGCTGGGAGTTCCCTACCAGTCGCGAAACCGGACTCCTCTGCCTGACGTGCTGTCGGAGGCGGGCCTCGCGGGCACAGGCGGGGTGTTGGTGGTCGAGTCCCTCGGGATGACCGTGGTGACGTATCAAGACAATACAGAGCTCGGACGGCTGCGATTCCACCCCGGCATGGCCCCGATCCGCATCCAGAGACTCGAAGAGGGAGGCTTGGACCACATGGTGGAGGCAATGAGGCTTTCACCGGGAGACTCCGTGCTCGACTGCACTCTGGGCCTGGGATCCGATGCGATAGTAGCCTCATGGGTCGTGGGTGAGGGTGGGGCTGTAGTGGGTGTCGAGGCGAGCCCGGTTGTGGCGGAACTGGTCCGGGTTGGGCTGCAATCCTACAACGATGCCCGGGAGGACGTGCTGCAGGCCATGCGAAGGATCGACGTCGTGCACGCGGACAGCCGTGTGTATCTGGAGGCGCTCAACGGACGGGCATTTGATGTCGTGTACTTCGACCCCATGTTCCGGGAGCCCGTGAGATCATCCACGGGGATCAAACCCCTGCGGCGCTGGGCAGTGAGCAAGCCCCTGGACCGTGAGACCATCATGGTTGCGGCCAGGGCCGCCCGCCGGTTCGTAGTAGTAAAGGACCGCAGGGGTGGAGGGGAGCTCGAGAGGCTCGGGATCGCGACAAGCGTGGGCGGAAAGGGAAGCAGCGTGGAATACGGGGTCCTACCCGCCTGGGAGGGGCCTTTTGCTTGAGGCAGGTGGCAGGAGCTTGGCACGCCCCCCACTTCTCGTGATAGTGGGCCCCACAGCGGTGGGGAAGTCGGCAGTGGGGCTCGAGATCGCAGAAAGGCTGAACGGGGAGATAGTCTCCGCAGATTCCATGCAGGTATACCGGGGGATGGACATCGGGACCGCCAAGGCCACGGAGGATGAACGTGCCCGAGTCCGGCACCACCTGTTGGACGTGGCAGACCCGGGCGAGATCTTCTCCGTCGCAAGGTACCAGGAGCTGGCGCAGGCAGCGATCGAAGGCATTACTGCACGTGGAGCGCTTGCAGTCATGGTGGGCGGCACCGGGCTCTATGTGGACGCGGTGGTTCGAGGGTTTCTCTTTCCTTTTGAGGGCCGCAACGATGACATACGGCAGCGACTGGAGCAAGAGGCGAATGTCGTGGGCAGCTGCACCTTACACGGGAGGTTGCGGGAAGTGGACCCCCGAGCGGCGGAACGGATCCACCCCAACGACCGCCGAAGGATCATAAGGGCGTTGGAGGTCCACGAAGTAACCGGCGTTCCCATAACTGAACTGCAGCGCCGGCATAAGGGGCAGTCCAGGTATGACACTCGGCAGTTCGGGCTCACCCTACCCCGAGATGTCCTGAGGGAGCGGATAGATCGCAGGGTGGACGAGATGATGTCAGCCGGGCTGCTCGAGGAAGTACGGGAGTTGGTTGGCGGTGGGTATGCCCCATGCTTCACTGCCATGCAGGCCATTGGCTACAAAGAGCTGGCAGCGTACCTGGAGGGACGAACGTCCCTGGAAGAGGCGGTGCACACGATCAAGAACGAGACACGGAAGTACGCGAAACGGCAGATGACGTGGTTTCGGAAGAACCGCGACATCGAGTGGGTAGACATATCAGAGTACGACGAGCCTGAGCAGGTGGCGGATGAGATCATCACACGGCTGGGTGAGTGGCCGAGGGGGGTGGACACAGGCGGTGATCCGGCCTGAGGAAGATGATATAGGGTCGGTTCTAGGGGTGGATGACGACCTGCTCGCACTTGCGCTGCGTGTCCGTGAGACGATCCAGCCCCAACTGCGGCGGGTGGAGGATATCGCACGCTTCAACACAGCCAGGGTCCTTGAGGCCTTCAAAAGCGCGGGCCTGGGCGATCAGCATTTCGGAGGCACCACCGGGTACGGGTACGATGACACAGGCCGGGACGCCCTCGAGCGCGCGTTCGCGAAGGTCTTCGAAGCAGAGGCCGCACTGGTACGCGTTCAGATCGTGTCGGGTACGCATGCACTTGCCGCAGTCATGTTCGGCATACTGAGGCCGGGGGACCTTCTTGTGTCCGCGTTTGGAAGTCCTTACGACACCATGAGAACGGTCATCGGGAATGACGCTCCGTCCAGAGGGTCACTTGCCGAATTCGGGGTGGAGTATGCCGAGGTGGCCCCGGACGACCGTGGTGAGCCGGACCTCAGCGCGATCTCCAAAGCGTGTTGCGATGCCAGGATGGTTCTGGTCCAGCGGTCCCGGGGGTATGCGCGACGCCGAGCACTCACTCTCGCTGACATTGACCGCATAGCGCACGCTGCGCGGATGCGTAATCCCCGCGTGGTCGTGGTCGTGGACAACTGCTACGGGGAGTTCACCGACACCCACGAGCCCACAAGCCATGGTGCGGACATCGTTGCTGGGTCGCTGATAAAGAACCCCGGGGGAGGGGTCGCTCCCGCCGGAGGGTACATAGCAGGCAACCGAGAACTAGTCGAGATGGCCGCAGAGAGACTGACCGCGCCGGGCCTCGGCTCTCACGTTGGCCCTTCGCTGGGGCTTACCCGGCAACTCGCCCTCGGCCTCTTCCTTGCCCCGTTGACTACAGCAGAGGCAATCGCTGGATCCATCTTCGCCGCGGAGTTCCTGGCCAGCCTCGGGTTTGTGGTCTACCCTGAGCCTGGGAGCCGCAGGTCTGACATTGTGCTTGGCGTGCGGCTCGAGACGCCTGAGAACGTCACGGCTTTCTGCCGGGCGGTGCAGGAATCGTCACCGGTCGATGCGAGCGCGGTGCCGGAACCCGCGCCCATGCCAGGGTATTCTGATCAGGTGGTCATGGCAGCAGGAACGTTCACGCAGGGCGCCTCGATAGAACTGTCTGCAGATGCGCCCCTCCGCCCGCCCTACGACGTGTACCTGCAAGGAGGCCTGTCCAGGCATCAAGTGGAATTCGCTATGCTCAGGTTTGCTCAGGCGATTCGAAGGAAACCACGGCAGGTGGGTTGAATAAGTAGAGAGACAGTTCTCCGGCCCTGGAGGGATAGTCTTGAGGCGGAATCAGGCTGCATCTCTATGTGCCGTGGTTCTTCTCGCCTTCTTCGCGCCATTACTGGGCCCTCGAGTCTCGGTGGCATCAGCCGTCAGTGCCGTCGATTCGCTGATCATCCCGCAGTCCGGTGCGGCGATGGCGAACAGAACGGTTCGGGTCGAGCTCTCTCCGGGTCTGAACCGGGTGACGGTCGAAGGAGTGCCAGGCACCGTGGTTCCTGCATCAACGGACCTTGTGCCCGTAAATGGGCAGGTTCGGGTGGTCTTCAAGAGAGCCGGCGAGGGAAGGCTTGAGTTCGGTGTGATCTCGGAGGAGGCGGCGACCGAGGACTTCCATCTATCCTACTCTTTCACCGGCCTTACATGGTGTCCGTCCTACACGGTGTTTCTTTCGGCTTCCGAAGACTCTGCCGAGTTCGCTGGGTGGTACGGCATATCCAACAAGACCACCATGACCTTTGCGCCTGCCCATGTGGTTCTGGCGGCAGGACCAGGGTATGGTCTTGGTGGTCGGCCTCCGCACCGCGTCGGGGCCTCGCTTGGTGAGAGTGTCAGGGATCTGTCTCCGGCTCCCGAGATACCGGCGTTGTCCGAGACCTTTCTTCCGTTTGTGAGAGTCCCATCCATGCCGGCGAGAACAATTAACGTGGTTGAGCGCCTCGGGCCTTACAACCCAGAGCCCCCGGCTCCAAAGCGGGATGACCGTCCCGTGCTGGTCACGCTGGAACTGACAAACCAGAAAGGGAGCGGGCACTGGGTGCCCGACCCGATCCCCCCAGGCGCGGTTCGCGTGTTTGCCAGGACCAAGGACGGCACGACATACTTCCTCGGCGAGGACACCTTTTCCCAATCAGCCGCCCTGCCGGCCTTTCTTGCCAGGCTGGGACGGTCCCCGAGCCTGAAGGCGGAGAGGATGCGAACCGACCAGAAGAAGATCGGCACCAGTTCGTGGGAGGAAGCGTATCAGGTGAGGGTCACGAATCTCGGGGCGCATGATGCTGAGGTTGTGGTGGTGGAGGAACTGCCGGGCGAGTGGACCATCCTTCAGAGTACCCCGGCCTTCTGGACCAAGACTCCTTCCGGATTCGCCCAGTTCGTTGCCACGGTGCCCGCAGGCGGGCGTGTCGATGTTCTGTTCAGGGTGAGATTCACTCTCTGAGGAGGCTTTCTGGATGGGGGATGTGGGGTCCCCGGGGGCGCTTCCGGGGGCGTCCGAAGTCGCAAACGAATACGGGACCTGCCTGGTGTTGTGGAAGGAACTCCAGTGCGTTGCGGCCATGGAGGCCCAGTCCCCGGACCTGATCCTAAAAAACCTTCAGCTAGTCTACGGGATTGGCCCCAAGACAGAGTCCAGGCTGAGGACGGAGGGCTACTCCACCGTGGTGGACCTTCTAGTCCACGAGAAGTGGGGTGGGAGGGCGCGGCCGGTCGCCCAGGCATACGAGGAGGCAGACGCCTCTGTGCTGTCTCAATGCGGGGCACGTGATGTCGAACTGCTATCAATGTACGCTCCTGACGAGATCGCGTTCATGGACATCGAGACGACAGGGCTTGCGGCGACCTACGCCCTCTTCATGGTGGGGATGCTTCTGCCTTCTCACGGGGGTCTTGCGCTCTGCCAGGTGATCGCAAGAGAGTACGAGGAGGAACCAGCTGTTCTCGAGGAAGTCCGTTTTCGCCTGGCGCGTGCCCGCGCGGTCGTCACCTACAACGGCAAGAGCTTCGATGTACCCTTCGTCCGCAGGAGACTTGCCTACCACGGCATGGACGTCAAAGTGGACTTCGCCGTCATTGACCTGCTATGTCACGCGAGGCGGAAGTATGTCGGCACCATCCCCAACTGCAGGCTCACCACGGTGGAACGCTGCGTTCTCGGCCTGGACCGCGGGCAGGATGTTCCCGGCGAACTCATACCTGCCATGTACAACGAATTCGTCAGGACGAGGAACTGGGACATACTCATCCCGATCCTTGACCACAACGAGTTCGATCTGATCGCTCTCGCCCGCCTGCTTCCCCTTCTGGTGTAGCGCCCGCATATTTCGCCTTCTCCCTCATATAGATGTAACGTCATGGAGCAGGTACAACCCGCATGCGGCGAGCTGGGGGTTAGACCGCCTCCACCCGGACGGATACGAGGGAGGGAGAACTCGATGGAGAAGTTCGACATCTTCCAGCATATTGCCGAGCGCACCGGGGGCGACGTCTACATCGGTGTGGTGGGGCCGGTCCGGACTGGCAAGTCCACTTTCATATCGAGGTTCATGGACCTCGTGGTCCTGCCAAACATGAAGAACGCCTACGAGCGCGAGCGGACCCGCGATGAACTCCCCCAGAGCGGTGCGGGCAAGACCATCATGACGACCGAGCCGAAGTTCGTCCCAGGTGAGGCGGTCGGCATTACTCTGGGCGAGAACATCAGAGTCGCCGTCAGGATGGTGGATTGCGTAGGGTACACAGTCCCTGGAGCGTTGGGCTACGAGGAAGCCGACGCCCCAAGGATGGTCAGAACGCCATGGTTCGATGAGGAGATTCCCTTCCAGAGGGCGGCGGAGATCGGCACTGAGAAGGTCATACGGGAGCACTCCACGATCGGGCTCGTGGTCACGACTGATGGATCGATCACCGATATCGTCCGAGACGCCTATGTAGACGCCGAGCGGCGAGTCATCGCTGAACTGAAGGAACTAGGCAAGCCTTTCATAGTCATTCTGAACTCCACGCACCCCGAGGCCGAGGAGACCACCGGGCTTGCAGAAGTGCTTGCAGAGAACTATGACGTGCCGGTGATCCCTGTGGATTGCCTCCGCATGACAACCGAAAGCATCTGGCGAGTCCTCCATGGGGTACTGTACGAGTTCCCGGTCCGGGAGATTTCCGTCAGGCTGCCTGAGTGGGTCGTGGAGCTCGAGGAGACTCACCCAGTTCGGTCGAGTTTCGCAGCAAGTGTCAGGAATGCTGTGGACACTATAAACAAGGTCCGAGACATCGAACCTGCTGTTGTCGCACTGTCCGCGGCTGAAAACGCCCAGTCCGCTTCAGTCCTCCACCTCGACCTCGGGACCGGATGCGTCTCGATAGAGGTCACTGCACCCAGGACTCTGCTGTTCGAGATCATCTCGGAGATGAGCGGATTCGAGGTAGGGGGCGATCACGATCTCGTCCGTATGATGCGCGACCTGACCCACGCGAAACGGGAGTTCAGCAAGCTCGAGCGCGCGCTGGCCGATGTGCGGGAGAGCGGGTACGGGATCGTCATCCCGTTCCTGGACGAGATAACCTTTGAGGATCCCGATATAATCAGGCAGGGGAACAAGTGCGGGGTGAGGCTCAAGGCCACCGCGCCTTCGATCCACATGATCCGAGCGGACATAAAGACCGAGGTGACGCCAGTAGTTGGAACGGAGAAGCAGAGTGAGGAGTTTGCGCGAAGGATCGCAGAGGAGTTCTCGGAGGATCCATCGAAGATATGGGAAACGGAGTTCTTGGGCAAGTCCATGCAGGAGCTGATCCAGGAGGGCATCGAAGCGAAACTTGCTCACATGCCAGAGCACGCCCAGCAGAAGCTCCGCGAGACCTTGCAGAAGATCGTGAACGAGGGCAGCGGCGGGCTGATATGCATCATCCTGTAACCAGTCCGAAAGCCAGCACTCCCACGGAGCGCGCCCGGGCGAGAGGTAATAATGCCAGGTGCGACTGGACAGTATATTCGTGGGAGGGGGTGAATG
This region of Bacillota bacterium genomic DNA includes:
- the mutS gene encoding DNA mismatch repair protein MutS gives rise to the protein MRSAVKSTPMIEQYRELKAKHPQSILMFRLGDFYEMFCEDAVIGSRELGIVLTSREVGPGNRMPMCGVPHHAVDSYVATLVANGHTVAIADQVEDPKKARGLVRREVIRIVTPGTMTDRIEPKESNFLVAVVAYGSRVGLAVCDGSTGELAATEAAGPDALQLISDEVSRISPSECIYPDNRGDGSVQGCPIFGTFSAFARPAREFDRVRAERLLCEQFGVASLEGYGADGMEMAVGAAGALVSYLRETQMTSVPHITGIRIYRLGDFMHIDAATRRNLEVFQPKTGLVSVLDSTLTAMGGRLMRAWFERPSISVEEIQARLDAVAEFASNTFLRADVRRALGGVCDLERVSGRIGYRTAGPRDLLALAASLEAVTALGNMLEGVQSARLAAVRGELDCVPEACELVRAAISPDAPASVSDGGIIRAGFDSEIDSLRESAALGKEWILRLEAGERERTGIKSLKVGFNQVFGYYVEVTRANVHLVPEDYVRKQTLANAERYITPELKELESRILGAEERLESLEVEVYNRVREQIASYLPRVLRTARAVAQIDVLASFAEVAQANGYVRPVVDSGPAIVAREARHPVLEQVLGPSRYVPNDIEISREDGRVLIITGPNMAGKSTVLATLGLITLMAQAGSFVPAREATVGIADRIYYRTGSYDDISAGKSSFMVELLEVARILNTASERSLVLVDELGRGTSTYDGMALAWAVAEWLHDSIGCRTLFTTHYHELAALEERLPYARNYHVGAVERGGELTFLYRLCRGSVDRSYGVNVARMAGLPREVVRRAQQILRDLERAQPQGGHQMTLFGWTSEEPVPTHPEVAATQAPSSKEPASGEAGPSGVWGERIAERLMGIDPDELTPREALALVYELRALAHQVE
- the mutL gene encoding DNA mismatch repair endonuclease MutL, which translates into the protein MRIVRLPEDVANRIAAGEVVERPASVVKELVENSIDAGAATIQVEVVGGGLELISVTDDGCGMDSEDAVLAFERHATSKIAKAEDLFSVVTLGFRGEALPSVASVARVRLVTRTADAREGTAVTIEGGRVLDVFPIGAPEGSTVQVRDLFFNTPARLKYLKSVAAETRRIVDIAGKLALAHPEVSMHLTIDGRTVFSTPSGGSLGDAAAAVLGLDLARHMLPVQGRWEDITVGGLAAPPRFARRTRDVQHLIVNGRPVVSRTVWSALDRAYGRTVPEGKRAPAVIVVSVDPGKVDVNVHPAKSEVRFASEDSLYRAVFGAVAGALRSLDSTGGLEPQVPAGIGKLSGGSAAKPVASTATRTYQRVTEGEGLFRERDVPVSGGSQVAPVTPLPVPRVIGQLDATFILAESEGTLFIVDQHAAHERVLVDSFRARVARGPVETQLLMVPEVIDLPAREVDAVTRNAEVLHDLGLEVEPFGGNSVLLRGIPSGAGDVSPIDLLWAAIEGLISAPPGANTLDFADHVAVSLACKGAVRAGAPLTPDAMEGLVTRLFACADPYRCPHGRPTVVAFSPESIRRSFGRR
- a CDS encoding class I SAM-dependent methyltransferase, which codes for MNVVVTTSIRAGAHAEELAKTVAARLGVPYQSRNRTPLPDVLSEAGLAGTGGVLVVESLGMTVVTYQDNTELGRLRFHPGMAPIRIQRLEEGGLDHMVEAMRLSPGDSVLDCTLGLGSDAIVASWVVGEGGAVVGVEASPVVAELVRVGLQSYNDAREDVLQAMRRIDVVHADSRVYLEALNGRAFDVVYFDPMFREPVRSSTGIKPLRRWAVSKPLDRETIMVAARAARRFVVVKDRRGGGELERLGIATSVGGKGSSVEYGVLPAWEGPFA
- the miaA gene encoding tRNA (adenosine(37)-N6)-dimethylallyltransferase MiaA — translated: MARPPLLVIVGPTAVGKSAVGLEIAERLNGEIVSADSMQVYRGMDIGTAKATEDERARVRHHLLDVADPGEIFSVARYQELAQAAIEGITARGALAVMVGGTGLYVDAVVRGFLFPFEGRNDDIRQRLEQEANVVGSCTLHGRLREVDPRAAERIHPNDRRRIIRALEVHEVTGVPITELQRRHKGQSRYDTRQFGLTLPRDVLRERIDRRVDEMMSAGLLEEVRELVGGGYAPCFTAMQAIGYKELAAYLEGRTSLEEAVHTIKNETRKYAKRQMTWFRKNRDIEWVDISEYDEPEQVADEIITRLGEWPRGVDTGGDPA
- a CDS encoding methionine gamma-lyase family protein codes for the protein MRPEEDDIGSVLGVDDDLLALALRVRETIQPQLRRVEDIARFNTARVLEAFKSAGLGDQHFGGTTGYGYDDTGRDALERAFAKVFEAEAALVRVQIVSGTHALAAVMFGILRPGDLLVSAFGSPYDTMRTVIGNDAPSRGSLAEFGVEYAEVAPDDRGEPDLSAISKACCDARMVLVQRSRGYARRRALTLADIDRIAHAARMRNPRVVVVVDNCYGEFTDTHEPTSHGADIVAGSLIKNPGGGVAPAGGYIAGNRELVEMAAERLTAPGLGSHVGPSLGLTRQLALGLFLAPLTTAEAIAGSIFAAEFLASLGFVVYPEPGSRRSDIVLGVRLETPENVTAFCRAVQESSPVDASAVPEPAPMPGYSDQVVMAAGTFTQGASIELSADAPLRPPYDVYLQGGLSRHQVEFAMLRFAQAIRRKPRQVG
- a CDS encoding ribonuclease H-like domain-containing protein encodes the protein MGDVGSPGALPGASEVANEYGTCLVLWKELQCVAAMEAQSPDLILKNLQLVYGIGPKTESRLRTEGYSTVVDLLVHEKWGGRARPVAQAYEEADASVLSQCGARDVELLSMYAPDEIAFMDIETTGLAATYALFMVGMLLPSHGGLALCQVIAREYEEEPAVLEEVRFRLARARAVVTYNGKSFDVPFVRRRLAYHGMDVKVDFAVIDLLCHARRKYVGTIPNCRLTTVERCVLGLDRGQDVPGELIPAMYNEFVRTRNWDILIPILDHNEFDLIALARLLPLLV
- the spoIVA gene encoding stage IV sporulation protein A, yielding MEKFDIFQHIAERTGGDVYIGVVGPVRTGKSTFISRFMDLVVLPNMKNAYERERTRDELPQSGAGKTIMTTEPKFVPGEAVGITLGENIRVAVRMVDCVGYTVPGALGYEEADAPRMVRTPWFDEEIPFQRAAEIGTEKVIREHSTIGLVVTTDGSITDIVRDAYVDAERRVIAELKELGKPFIVILNSTHPEAEETTGLAEVLAENYDVPVIPVDCLRMTTESIWRVLHGVLYEFPVREISVRLPEWVVELEETHPVRSSFAASVRNAVDTINKVRDIEPAVVALSAAENAQSASVLHLDLGTGCVSIEVTAPRTLLFEIISEMSGFEVGGDHDLVRMMRDLTHAKREFSKLERALADVRESGYGIVIPFLDEITFEDPDIIRQGNKCGVRLKATAPSIHMIRADIKTEVTPVVGTEKQSEEFARRIAEEFSEDPSKIWETEFLGKSMQELIQEGIEAKLAHMPEHAQQKLRETLQKIVNEGSGGLICIIL